TTTTTACCCGGCATTACGCGGCCTATTGCGCGGACAACCCCTTGGTCGAGATCCAGCTCGTGGAGCGGGACACGGCCGATCTGCCCCAGGCCGTGCGCAACGGCGAGGCCGAGGTCGCCTTTGCCATCCGGCCCATTCCAGCCGATTTCGAGGCCGTGTCGGCCTGCCGCGAACCGGGCGTGGTCGTCGTGTGGCCCGATCATCCCCTGGCCGGCCGCTCCGGCCTGTCCATCCCGGATTTGGCCAACTGGCCCATCGTCATGCCCCACCCCGCGTCCGCCGCCCACGCCATGGTCACGGCCGCCTTTGCCCGCCATGGCATCACGCCGCGCATCGCCACCTACAGCCGACAGATCCAATTCATGGTCGCCCTGGTCGCGGAACGTCTTGGTCTGGCCATCGTGCCCCGGCTGGGCCAGGCCGGGCCGGAAGTTTTCGCCACGGTCCGGACCATGCCCTTGAACGAGGATTTGATTGTTTGGCATGGGTGCTTCATCTGGAAGAAAAACGCCCGGCTATCACCGCCAGCCCGGGCCTGGG
The genomic region above belongs to Deltaproteobacteria bacterium and contains:
- a CDS encoding LysR family transcriptional regulator encodes the protein MYNAEFACRPCVGGIVMELRNLAAFVEVIRSGCFSVAATTLYRSQPAVSRAVRQLEDELGVSLIERTPEGARLTKAGEMAYGRAVNILAECDVLTRDMRELAGARTGVLRLGLPVMGGSLLFTRHYAAYCADNPLVEIQLVERDTADLPQAVRNGEAEVAFAIRPIPADFEAVSACREPGVVVVWPDHPLAGRSGLSIPDLANWPIVMPHPASAAHAMVTAAFARHGITPRIATYSRQIQFMVALVAERLGLAIVPRLGQAGPEVFATVRTMPLNEDLIVWHGCFIWKKNARLSPPARAW